The genomic region CCCGAGGAGTACGTCGTCAATAGCGATATTACGCTCTACGCCAAGTGGTTACCGCGCAATCTCGGTGAGGACGTGGTCGGCACCATCAATTACAACACGATGGGCGGCGAGCAAGTCGACGCCGTCACTTTGTCGTTGGGACAAGCCGTTGCGCTCGCCGACGTGCATCGCGAGGGCTATGCTTTCGTCGGTTGGTACAGCGACAAGGACTACACCTATCCCGTAGACTCGGATATTTTGCTCACGCAGTCTTGCGTGCTGTACGCCAAATGGGCGCCCAACGACGACGTCTTTACCATCGCGTTTTCCCTGCCCGTCGGCGCACCTTCCATGGAATCCGTGCGGTACCGTTACGACGCTTTGGTGCGCGAAAGCGATTTCCTCGCACCGTCGTGGGAAAGTCATCGCTTGGTCGGCTATTTCGCCGACGAGAGTTTTTCCGAACGCGTCAAGTTTCCTTTGCACGTTCGCAGCGACCTTACTATTTACGTGGCGTACGAAAAGGAGGGCGACCTCGTCAACACGGTCACCTTTGCCTTGTACGACGACGTCGTCACCGTGCAGACGTACGCTTTGGGCACCACTTTGGTCGATTGGACGCCTTCTCGCGAGGGCTACGTGTTTGACGGGTGGTATTCGGACGAAGCGCGTACGCACTCCATCGATTTGGACGTCACGCCCACGTCGGACGGTCTCATCGTCTATGCGGGGTGGATTGCCGAGAGCGATTTTGCCGACGACGCCATTCTGTACGAGATATCCTCGGATGGTACCTATGTTTCGGTCGCCGGGTTAGTAGACCGCAGTATCGAGCGTGTGACGATACCCGATGAGTTCCGAAATCTACCCGTGCGTGAGATAAGCGAGCGTGCTTTTTACGGCTGTATGTTCACGAGCGCGGAGATCGGACAAAACGTGCAATCCATCGGCGCCAACGCGTTTTCGGACAATAACTTTTTGGCAGGTATAACGTTGCCCGCAGGCGTCACGTCGGTCGGGCAAGAGGCATTTGCACGATGCTCGCAGCTGGCGTCCGTCACCGTCGCGGGCATAGCGCAATTAGGAGACGGCGCGTTCCGCGAGTGTGCTCTTTTGCAGACCGTTTCGGCGCAATTCGTCAGTCGCGTGGGGTTAGACGCTTTCCGCGGTTGTACCTCTCTTTCGAGCGTTGACGTAACCTACGTCGGCGTCATAGAGAGCCGCGCTTTCCGCGATTGTACTTCCCTTTCGGACGTTCGTTTGGCCGGCGGCGTTTTGGCCGAGATCCCTTCCGATTGCTTCTCAGGTTGCACGACGTTGTCCATCGTCAATCTCCCGTCGTCCGTCAAAACCATCGGCTACAATGCCTTTGCCGACACGTCCATCGTTGAGTTCGACACCAAAGGGTGCGAGCGCGTCAGAAGCGGCGCGTTCCGTGGGGTGAAGACGCTCGTGCGGTTCAAGATAGGCGCGGCGCTTCAAGAGTTGGAAGTCGGTGCTTTGGCGGAGACGTTTGCCCTGCAAGCCTATGTCGTCGACGCCGCCAATACCGTTTACAGCGCCATAGACGGTGCGCTCTACGACAAGGCGGGGACGACGCTGTACGCCGTTGGGGGCGGGGAAACGTGCACTATTAGCGCTTCGGTAGACGATATCTATCTTACCGCTTTCCTCTATGCCAAACAACTCAAAAACGTCGTGGTCGCCGCCGACAACGCCAAGTATAGTTCGGTGGACGGCGTGCTCTATACCAAAGACGAGAAGACCTTGCTTTGCTATCCCGCGGGGCGCACGGCCAAAGCGTATCTCGTGCCCGACGGCACGCTCACCGTCAACAGCGCGGCGTTTGCCTATAACGATTACGTGGAAGAGATTACCTTGCCCGCCGAGCTGATGACCGTGTCGCAATGGGCGTTTTACGAGTTGCCCGAACTCAATACCATTCATTGTATGGGCGACGTGGTCATTCCCGAAGGAGA from Clostridia bacterium harbors:
- a CDS encoding leucine-rich repeat protein, with the translated sequence MTTKESSESTTVRFNQRKRTILLIVIIVVAVAALGVAIGLTAYFVARNNRTVTITFNTTVAEVEPITVKWGEVPELPVLTQEGYEFFGWYTEDDVLVDEAFFADFDYLTDLVLHPVWRVVDAVTVTYVSRGGTNVEPLSVPRGYTKSVAGQTERDGFYLLGWCFDEQCLNMYYPEEYVVNSDITLYAKWLPRNLGEDVVGTINYNTMGGEQVDAVTLSLGQAVALADVHREGYAFVGWYSDKDYTYPVDSDILLTQSCVLYAKWAPNDDVFTIAFSLPVGAPSMESVRYRYDALVRESDFLAPSWESHRLVGYFADESFSERVKFPLHVRSDLTIYVAYEKEGDLVNTVTFALYDDVVTVQTYALGTTLVDWTPSREGYVFDGWYSDEARTHSIDLDVTPTSDGLIVYAGWIAESDFADDAILYEISSDGTYVSVAGLVDRSIERVTIPDEFRNLPVREISERAFYGCMFTSAEIGQNVQSIGANAFSDNNFLAGITLPAGVTSVGQEAFARCSQLASVTVAGIAQLGDGAFRECALLQTVSAQFVSRVGLDAFRGCTSLSSVDVTYVGVIESRAFRDCTSLSDVRLAGGVLAEIPSDCFSGCTTLSIVNLPSSVKTIGYNAFADTSIVEFDTKGCERVRSGAFRGVKTLVRFKIGAALQELEVGALAETFALQAYVVDAANTVYSAIDGALYDKAGTTLYAVGGGETCTISASVDDIYLTAFLYAKQLKNVVVAADNAKYSSVDGVLYTKDEKTLLCYPAGRTAKAYLVPDGTLTVNSAAFAYNDYVEEITLPAELMTVSQWAFYELPELNTIHCMGDVVIPEGDMGAVYACPKAVVTREE